A genomic stretch from Bradyrhizobium quebecense includes:
- a CDS encoding bi-domain-containing oxidoreductase: protein MKQIAQNYKSGELKLIDVPAPRCRPGGVLVRTAFSAVSTGTEMMKFTEGRLSLLGKARARPDQVAKVVRSVRQQGLLATYQKVMNRLDSYTPLGYSLSGTVVEVGEGVGGFSVGARVCCGGNQYATHAEYNWVPVNLCVPLPDGAALDQAAFTTIASIALQAMRQSEIGFGETACVIGLGLIGQIMVRLLRSAGVVVVGLDRLEPRCRQAEAAGAAICAVASDDAAAGFRARIDQLTAGNGVDCVFITAGSDDPDLASRSAALLRDRGRIVDIGKCTLNLPWNEFYDKELDVRFSRSYGPGRYDPLYEEGGIDYPIGHVRWTEKRNMEAIVALLADGRLDFSSLISEVVPLEQATSAFERMSRGEVGLGMVFAYPDAAPRAMQMVYRPAVALRSGRVRLGVIGAGNYASSMLLPQLANHARVDLVEVATNTGLSGATAVRKFGFARASTDAASVLEADDIDAVLIATRHASHADLATQALCAGKAVFVEKPLAIDTSSLDQLEQVIRETGNNRLMVGFNRRFSPLLQGMRAAFAPVGPQALQYRVIAGPLEKTSWYLQAESEGSRFVGEGGHFIDVLSWWLGAEPVRVSARTAGKDVDNLVATFDFADGSVASLSYLTGGDPRVPKEALEISASTGFAAFDNFSGFEVWHAGQRTAKKARLDKGQRPMLDAFIAAVASGAAMPIGPESLLATTRATLAVQESAAAGMPVDLTIGAAEQGVARASTGVR, encoded by the coding sequence GTGAAGCAGATCGCGCAAAACTATAAGAGCGGCGAGCTCAAGCTGATCGACGTGCCGGCGCCGCGCTGCCGCCCCGGCGGGGTTTTGGTGCGCACGGCATTTTCGGCGGTGTCGACCGGCACCGAGATGATGAAATTCACCGAAGGCCGGCTGTCGCTGCTCGGCAAGGCGCGTGCGCGCCCCGATCAGGTTGCCAAGGTGGTGCGCTCGGTCCGCCAGCAGGGATTGCTTGCGACCTATCAGAAGGTGATGAACCGGCTCGATTCCTACACGCCGCTCGGTTATTCGCTGTCGGGCACCGTCGTGGAGGTGGGCGAGGGTGTCGGCGGCTTCTCGGTCGGAGCGCGGGTCTGCTGCGGCGGCAATCAGTATGCAACCCATGCTGAATATAATTGGGTGCCGGTGAACCTCTGCGTGCCGCTGCCGGACGGTGCAGCGCTCGACCAGGCCGCGTTCACGACGATCGCCTCGATCGCGCTACAGGCGATGCGCCAGTCGGAAATCGGTTTCGGTGAGACCGCCTGCGTGATCGGCCTCGGCCTGATCGGGCAGATCATGGTGCGCCTGCTACGCAGCGCCGGTGTCGTGGTCGTCGGGCTCGACAGGCTGGAGCCGCGCTGTCGTCAGGCGGAGGCGGCGGGCGCCGCAATCTGCGCGGTCGCATCTGATGATGCTGCGGCCGGGTTTCGCGCCCGGATCGATCAGCTGACCGCAGGCAACGGTGTCGATTGCGTGTTCATCACGGCGGGCAGCGACGATCCGGATCTCGCGTCGCGTTCGGCCGCGTTGCTGCGCGACCGCGGCCGCATCGTCGACATCGGCAAATGCACGCTGAACCTGCCGTGGAACGAATTCTACGACAAGGAGCTCGACGTTCGATTCTCGCGCTCCTACGGCCCCGGCCGCTACGATCCGCTCTACGAGGAGGGCGGCATCGACTATCCGATCGGCCATGTGCGCTGGACCGAGAAGCGCAACATGGAGGCGATCGTCGCCCTGCTCGCCGATGGGCGGCTCGATTTTTCTTCGCTGATTTCCGAAGTGGTGCCGCTGGAGCAGGCAACGTCGGCATTCGAGCGCATGAGCCGGGGCGAGGTTGGTCTCGGCATGGTGTTCGCCTATCCGGACGCCGCTCCCCGCGCGATGCAGATGGTCTATCGTCCGGCCGTTGCGCTGCGCAGCGGCCGGGTCCGGCTCGGCGTCATCGGCGCGGGCAATTATGCCTCCAGCATGTTGTTGCCGCAGCTTGCAAATCACGCGCGCGTCGATCTCGTCGAGGTCGCCACTAACACCGGCCTGAGCGGCGCCACCGCGGTGCGCAAGTTCGGCTTCGCGCGTGCCTCGACGGATGCGGCCTCGGTGCTCGAGGCCGACGACATCGATGCCGTGCTGATCGCAACGCGCCATGCCTCCCACGCCGACCTCGCGACCCAAGCGCTGTGCGCCGGCAAGGCGGTGTTTGTCGAGAAGCCGCTCGCGATCGACACAAGCTCGCTCGATCAGCTGGAGCAGGTGATCCGCGAGACCGGCAACAACAGGCTGATGGTCGGCTTCAATCGCCGCTTCTCGCCGCTGCTGCAGGGCATGCGCGCGGCGTTCGCGCCGGTGGGACCGCAGGCGCTGCAATATCGCGTGATCGCCGGCCCGCTGGAGAAAACATCCTGGTATCTGCAGGCCGAGAGCGAGGGCAGCCGCTTCGTCGGCGAGGGCGGCCATTTCATCGACGTATTGTCCTGGTGGCTCGGCGCCGAGCCGGTGCGCGTCTCGGCGCGTACCGCGGGCAAGGATGTCGACAATCTCGTCGCCACGTTCGATTTTGCCGACGGCTCGGTTGCGAGCCTCAGCTATCTCACTGGCGGCGATCCGCGTGTGCCGAAGGAGGCGCTCGAAATATCGGCAAGCACCGGCTTTGCCGCCTTCGACAATTTCTCGGGCTTCGAGGTCTGGCACGCCGGACAGCGGACCGCGAAGAAAGCGCGGCTCGACAAGGGGCAGCGGCCCATGCTGGATGCCTTCATCGCCGCGGTCGCATCGGGGGCCGCGATGCCGATCGGGCCCGAATCGCTGCTTGCGACCACCCGCGCAACGCTCGCGGTGCAGGAGAGCGCCGCTGCCGGGATGCCGGTCGATCTGACGATCGGCGCAGCAGAGCAGGGCGTCGCGCGCGCCTCGACCGGCGTGAGATGA
- a CDS encoding heparinase II/III family protein — MNPAWYLRRLQRMEPSELAGRVNDQLLRLLWRITPPDVARHASARLVPGPRRPRLKLLPLPAHAPQHATERLIHAADRILAGHWQVFARDHDALGERPDWFVDVRSGKRAPADMYAFAVPYRDKAAVGNIKYIWEPSRHHHLTVLASAYYLTSDERYARRVAAHLTSWWRENPFPRGPHWISGIELGVRLISWAWVRQLLQNWPGAPALFDDNDQFLTQLYAHQYWLSQFPSRGSSANNHIIAEAAGQFAAACVFPFFRDSALWRQNAARTLADEAVAQTFACGSNRELATDYHGFVLELLLAAAVQGEASGHQLGDMVWTTICRMSDVIAAMLDDRARPPRQGDGDEGIGLLLDDHAGNRWLGLLGTGARLFGDLPWWPKLPEPDLRTFLLTDGIKARAIAARPARRPHLLDEAGQTFLVDADRAVWCRCDHGPHGFGRIAGHAHADALSLECRIGGVDILADPGTYCYHGDPRWRAHFRSTLAHNTLCLFGRDQSVSGGPFLWTRHAQSRLIASSGLDDRDADASCVAEHSGYQDTADRLVHRRSVQLQRLAARLVVTDIVLADKGLAAPASLSWHLGPDVECKLEGHNAQLSWPGGHGELELPAALSWTVYRGDETVPAGWYSPSFDLKVPATTLIGSGTLAASQSLVTELRWFPEPARRS; from the coding sequence ATGAATCCGGCCTGGTATCTGCGCAGGCTGCAGCGCATGGAGCCGTCCGAGCTTGCGGGCCGGGTGAATGATCAGCTGCTGCGCCTGCTCTGGCGCATCACGCCGCCCGATGTCGCACGACACGCCAGCGCCCGGCTTGTCCCGGGCCCGCGGCGGCCGCGGCTGAAGCTGCTGCCTTTGCCGGCGCACGCTCCGCAGCACGCCACCGAGCGGCTGATCCATGCTGCCGACCGGATTCTCGCCGGACATTGGCAGGTCTTCGCCAGAGATCATGATGCTTTGGGCGAGCGGCCGGACTGGTTCGTCGATGTCCGCAGCGGCAAGCGGGCGCCCGCTGACATGTACGCGTTTGCGGTGCCCTATCGCGACAAAGCCGCGGTCGGGAACATCAAATACATCTGGGAGCCGTCGCGTCACCACCATCTGACGGTGCTCGCATCGGCGTATTACCTGACCTCGGACGAACGCTACGCCAGGCGCGTGGCCGCGCATCTCACAAGCTGGTGGCGCGAAAATCCGTTTCCGCGCGGCCCGCACTGGATCAGCGGCATCGAGCTCGGCGTGCGGCTGATCTCGTGGGCCTGGGTGCGCCAGCTGCTACAGAACTGGCCCGGCGCGCCTGCGCTGTTCGACGACAATGACCAGTTCCTGACGCAGCTCTATGCGCATCAATACTGGCTGTCGCAGTTCCCGAGCCGTGGCTCCTCCGCCAACAACCACATCATCGCGGAGGCTGCCGGGCAGTTTGCGGCGGCCTGTGTGTTTCCCTTTTTCCGCGACAGCGCGCTGTGGCGCCAGAATGCCGCCAGGACGCTGGCAGACGAGGCTGTTGCGCAAACCTTCGCCTGCGGCAGCAATCGTGAGCTCGCGACCGATTATCACGGCTTTGTCCTCGAACTGCTGCTGGCCGCGGCAGTGCAGGGCGAAGCGTCCGGGCACCAGCTGGGCGACATGGTCTGGACCACGATATGCCGCATGAGCGACGTCATCGCCGCGATGCTCGACGACCGCGCGCGTCCTCCGCGTCAGGGTGATGGCGACGAGGGCATTGGCCTGCTGCTCGACGATCACGCCGGCAATCGCTGGCTCGGTTTGCTCGGCACCGGCGCGCGCCTGTTCGGCGATCTGCCGTGGTGGCCCAAGCTGCCGGAGCCCGACCTGCGCACGTTTCTTCTGACCGACGGCATCAAGGCGCGTGCGATCGCCGCGCGGCCCGCGCGCCGCCCGCATTTGCTTGATGAGGCGGGACAGACCTTTCTCGTCGATGCCGACCGGGCGGTGTGGTGCCGCTGCGATCACGGCCCGCATGGCTTCGGCCGCATTGCGGGGCATGCGCATGCGGATGCGCTGTCGCTCGAATGCAGGATCGGCGGCGTCGATATCCTCGCCGACCCCGGCACCTATTGCTATCACGGCGATCCGCGATGGCGTGCCCATTTCCGTTCCACGCTGGCGCACAACACGCTCTGCCTGTTCGGGCGCGACCAGTCGGTGTCGGGCGGGCCGTTTCTGTGGACGCGGCATGCGCAGAGCCGGCTGATCGCGTCGAGTGGCCTGGACGATCGTGATGCGGACGCAAGCTGCGTCGCGGAGCATTCGGGATATCAGGACACAGCAGATCGTCTCGTGCATCGCCGTTCGGTGCAATTGCAGCGTCTGGCGGCACGGCTCGTCGTCACCGATATTGTGCTTGCCGATAAAGGGCTTGCTGCGCCGGCGAGCCTCAGCTGGCATCTTGGTCCCGACGTCGAATGCAAGCTCGAAGGGCATAACGCGCAGCTGTCATGGCCCGGCGGACACGGCGAGCTCGAGCTGCCGGCGGCGCTTAGCTGGACTGTGTATCGCGGTGACGAAACCGTGCCGGCCGGCTGGTATTCGCCGTCGTTCGATCTCAAGGTGCCGGCGACGACGCTGATCGGCTCCGGAACGCTGGCCGCCAGCCAAAGCCTAGTGACGGAGCTGCGCTGGTTTCCCGAGCCGGCACGCCGATCATGA
- a CDS encoding glycosyltransferase family 4 protein produces MKILVAHNRYQGGRGGEDVVFEAEVDLLRGAGHSVETLTVSNEAINSLAARIATTLSIADNAEGKRAVAEALDRFRPDIVHVHNFFPLLSPAVFDVCRQQRVPAVVTLHNYRTICTGGMLLRDGRICHKCLDRGHLWGVAHRCYRGSLPGSLASAYMIARHQRRGTWTRPGVRLIALTQFARTLFTQAGFDAGRIDVKPNFMADPGAPDPAMPRTGLLYVGRLSREKGVGVLLDAVAGTGMPLRIVGEGPERAALEARAPANVRFLGALSRADVLGEMASARALVVPSLWYEGFPMVVVEAFAQGTPVIASEIGGLAEVVSAGKTGAVVPPGDTAGLRQRIVELLGASDLATAWGQAARTAYLERYAPDENLRLLEAIYARAAAG; encoded by the coding sequence ATGAAGATACTGGTCGCTCACAACCGGTATCAGGGGGGCCGCGGCGGCGAGGACGTCGTGTTCGAGGCCGAAGTCGATTTGTTGCGCGGCGCAGGACACAGCGTTGAGACGCTCACGGTCAGCAACGAGGCGATCAATTCGCTTGCCGCGCGGATCGCGACGACGCTGTCGATCGCCGATAATGCGGAGGGAAAACGGGCCGTCGCGGAGGCGCTCGACCGCTTTCGTCCCGACATCGTCCACGTCCACAATTTTTTTCCGCTGCTCTCGCCCGCCGTGTTCGATGTCTGCCGGCAACAGCGCGTGCCTGCGGTAGTGACGCTGCACAATTATCGCACCATCTGCACCGGTGGCATGCTGCTGCGCGACGGCCGTATCTGCCACAAGTGCCTGGACCGCGGCCATCTCTGGGGCGTTGCCCATCGCTGCTACCGCGGATCGCTGCCGGGCTCGCTGGCCTCGGCCTACATGATCGCGCGGCACCAGCGCCGCGGCACCTGGACGCGTCCCGGTGTGCGCTTGATCGCGCTGACGCAGTTTGCCCGAACGTTGTTCACGCAGGCAGGCTTCGATGCAGGCCGGATCGACGTGAAGCCGAACTTCATGGCCGATCCGGGTGCACCCGATCCGGCGATGCCGCGCACGGGGCTCCTCTATGTCGGACGGCTGAGCCGCGAGAAGGGCGTCGGCGTATTGCTCGATGCTGTTGCGGGGACCGGCATGCCCTTGCGGATCGTCGGTGAAGGACCAGAGCGCGCTGCGCTCGAAGCTCGGGCGCCCGCCAATGTCAGGTTCCTCGGCGCGCTCTCGCGTGCAGACGTGCTTGGGGAGATGGCGAGTGCCCGGGCGCTGGTCGTGCCGTCGCTATGGTACGAGGGATTTCCGATGGTCGTGGTCGAGGCCTTCGCGCAGGGTACGCCGGTGATCGCATCCGAGATCGGCGGACTTGCCGAGGTGGTGAGCGCCGGCAAGACCGGCGCTGTGGTGCCGCCGGGCGATACGGCAGGGCTCAGACAGCGGATTGTTGAGCTTCTGGGCGCGTCCGATCTCGCAACGGCATGGGGGCAGGCTGCACGGACCGCCTATCTCGAGCGCTACGCGCCGGACGAGAATCTGCGGCTGCTCGAGGCCATCTACGCGCGTGCCGCCGCTGGATGA
- a CDS encoding calcium-binding protein: MATYNLDQTDLKHAINSTIDHATQQQILDYLINAGVGFTSPDDGTQIPVQVGAGISNPDPAANVLIETNANNTVNTDANLKAIIEATNSDVTLSVNGSTPVLVATGSGNDQVFINNTGDTTVLAGGGNDTIFGGAGHDSLSGGAGNDVLVDNASGHSTLDGGTGNDLLVGTGADTLLGGSGNDTLYGGTSSDLVGGRGDDVLVGGTGNNLLSGGTGNDALYSNSDASHGSRLDGGAGNDSLYGGAGADTLYGGAGNDLLVGGTGTVAEYGGAGKDVLYSGSDASHATSLYGGDGNDTLYGGAGNDTLYGGSGSDTLVAGSGNQTLLGGGGNDSFVGSATGTASMVGGSGQDYFYLSNLHSSDTIDGGAGNKDSLTFLDHASTDVTGITAGKDGSLDVNFSNGQVTQISNIEYLIFNDGHSTKL, translated from the coding sequence ATGGCGACTTACAATCTCGACCAGACTGACCTCAAACACGCGATCAACTCCACGATCGATCACGCGACCCAGCAACAGATTCTTGACTATCTGATCAACGCAGGGGTCGGATTCACCAGCCCGGACGACGGAACGCAGATTCCGGTGCAGGTGGGTGCCGGGATCTCCAACCCGGATCCGGCTGCCAACGTTCTCATCGAAACCAACGCCAATAACACTGTTAACACTGACGCCAACCTGAAGGCGATCATCGAGGCCACCAACAGCGACGTGACGCTGTCGGTCAACGGCAGCACCCCGGTGCTGGTCGCGACCGGCTCCGGCAACGATCAGGTCTTCATCAACAACACCGGCGATACGACGGTCCTCGCCGGCGGCGGCAATGACACGATCTTCGGTGGCGCGGGTCATGACTCGCTCAGCGGCGGTGCCGGCAATGACGTGCTTGTCGACAACGCCTCCGGTCACAGCACGCTGGATGGCGGCACCGGCAACGATCTGCTGGTCGGCACTGGAGCCGACACGCTGCTCGGCGGCTCCGGCAACGACACGCTCTACGGCGGTACGTCGTCTGATCTGGTGGGCGGTCGCGGCGACGACGTGCTGGTTGGCGGTACGGGCAACAATCTGCTCAGCGGCGGCACCGGCAACGACGCGCTCTACTCGAACTCGGATGCGTCGCACGGCTCGCGGCTCGACGGCGGTGCGGGCAACGACTCGCTCTATGGCGGTGCGGGTGCCGACACGCTGTATGGCGGTGCCGGCAACGACCTGCTGGTCGGCGGCACCGGCACCGTTGCCGAGTACGGCGGCGCCGGCAAGGACGTGCTCTACTCGGGCAGCGATGCGTCGCACGCGACCTCGCTCTACGGCGGTGACGGCAACGACACGCTCTACGGCGGTGCTGGCAACGACACGCTGTATGGCGGCTCCGGCAGCGACACGCTGGTCGCCGGTTCGGGCAACCAGACGCTGCTCGGCGGCGGCGGCAACGACTCGTTCGTTGGCTCCGCCACGGGTACGGCCTCGATGGTCGGCGGCTCTGGTCAGGACTACTTCTACCTGTCCAACCTCCACAGCAGCGACACCATTGACGGCGGTGCCGGCAACAAGGACTCGCTGACCTTCCTGGATCACGCCTCGACCGATGTGACCGGAATCACCGCGGGCAAGGATGGTTCTCTGGACGTCAACTTCAGCAATGGCCAAGTGACCCAGATCAGCAACATCGAATACCTGATCTTCAACGATGGTCACTCGACCAAGCTGTAA
- a CDS encoding calcium-binding protein yields MVTQNLNQTGLKAAIRSTIDHATRQQILDYLISAGIGYTSPDDGATIPVEVGAGISNPDPDANVLIETNANNTIKLDPKLKAIIEATKSDVTLTVNGAAPVLIATGAGNDEITFNNNRGTTVLAGAGNDTVYGGGVGHETMDGGAGNDWLWGGTSAQLFGGSGDDTLLSGGPVFDTSVSSALYGGSGNDELLGGWGDDSLYGGAGDDWLSAGFGNQFLDGGAGNDTLVAGTYSDQIYGGAGDDLLYANLFAWYGSFLSGGDGNDTLEGGASGVADTLDGGAGDDLLQGGTATAAEYGGSGNDVLKSGAGYGLGTLLDGGAGDDTLVAGAGYNPANIGSDTLDGGAGNDSLYGGTGADSLDGGAGNDLLVGGIRTVAEYGGSGNDVLYSGSDVSHATSLYGGAGNDSLYGDAGADTLDGGAGNDLLVGGTGTVAEYGGAGNDVLYSGSDASRATSLYGGDGNDSLYGGAGNDTLHGGSGHDTMVAGSGTQTLIGGNGGSSFVGSATGTASMVGGSGQDCFYLSNLRSKDTIDGGAGNKDSLTFLDHASTDVTDISAGKDGSLDINFSNGQVTQISNIEYLIFNDGHSTRL; encoded by the coding sequence ATGGTGACGCAAAACCTGAACCAGACGGGGCTCAAGGCCGCGATCCGCTCCACGATCGATCACGCAACCCGGCAACAGATTCTCGACTATCTGATCAGCGCGGGGATCGGTTACACCAGCCCGGATGACGGCGCGACGATCCCGGTCGAGGTGGGGGCGGGGATCAGCAACCCGGATCCGGACGCCAACGTTCTGATCGAAACCAACGCCAATAATACGATCAAGCTTGATCCCAAGCTGAAGGCGATCATCGAAGCCACCAAGAGCGACGTGACGCTGACCGTGAACGGCGCCGCCCCGGTGCTGATCGCGACCGGCGCCGGCAACGACGAAATCACCTTTAACAACAACCGCGGGACGACGGTTCTTGCCGGCGCTGGCAACGACACGGTGTACGGCGGCGGCGTGGGTCACGAAACGATGGACGGCGGCGCCGGCAACGACTGGCTTTGGGGCGGTACCTCAGCGCAACTGTTTGGCGGTAGCGGCGACGACACGCTGCTGTCCGGCGGCCCGGTGTTCGATACGAGCGTTTCCAGTGCGCTTTACGGCGGTAGCGGCAACGACGAGCTGCTCGGTGGCTGGGGCGATGATAGCCTGTATGGTGGCGCCGGTGACGACTGGTTGAGCGCGGGTTTCGGCAACCAGTTTCTCGACGGTGGCGCGGGCAATGACACGCTGGTCGCCGGCACATACAGCGATCAGATCTACGGCGGAGCCGGCGACGACCTGCTCTACGCGAACTTGTTTGCGTGGTACGGCTCGTTTCTGTCGGGCGGTGACGGCAACGACACGCTGGAAGGTGGTGCCAGTGGCGTTGCCGACACGCTGGATGGCGGCGCCGGTGACGACCTGCTGCAGGGCGGCACCGCCACTGCTGCGGAGTACGGTGGCAGCGGCAACGACGTTCTCAAGTCAGGCGCCGGTTATGGGCTCGGCACGTTGCTCGATGGCGGTGCGGGCGACGACACGCTGGTTGCCGGTGCAGGGTATAATCCTGCCAATATCGGTTCCGACACGCTGGACGGCGGTGCGGGCAACGACTCGCTCTATGGCGGTACCGGTGCCGACTCGCTGGATGGCGGCGCCGGCAACGACCTGCTGGTCGGCGGTATCCGCACTGTTGCCGAATACGGCGGCAGCGGCAACGACGTGCTCTATTCGGGCAGCGATGTGTCGCACGCGACCTCGCTCTATGGCGGTGCCGGCAACGACTCGCTCTATGGCGATGCCGGTGCCGACACGCTGGATGGCGGCGCGGGCAACGACCTGCTGGTAGGCGGCACCGGCACTGTTGCGGAATACGGCGGCGCCGGCAACGACGTGCTCTATTCAGGCAGCGATGCCTCGCGTGCGACCTCGCTCTACGGCGGTGACGGCAACGACTCGCTCTATGGCGGTGCCGGCAACGACACGCTGCATGGCGGTTCCGGCCACGATACGATGGTTGCCGGCTCGGGCACGCAGACGCTGATCGGCGGCAATGGCGGTTCGTCGTTCGTTGGCTCCGCCACCGGCACGGCCTCGATGGTCGGTGGCTCGGGTCAGGACTGCTTCTACCTGTCCAACCTCCGCAGCAAAGACACCATTGACGGTGGCGCCGGCAACAAGGACTCGCTGACCTTCCTGGATCACGCCTCGACCGACGTGACCGACATCAGTGCAGGCAAGGACGGTTCTCTGGACATCAACTTCAGCAATGGCCAGGTGACCCAGATCAGCAACATCGAATACCTGATCTTCAACGATGGTCACTCGACCAGGTTGTAA
- a CDS encoding class I SAM-dependent methyltransferase produces MLNAGAGSTVAKRIQPLLTSHEWEEVRLDVDGSVSPDIVGSITDLAKLCRPASFDAIWCSHLMEHLYAHEIHPTFVQFREVLKPDGFALIMSPDLEAVAQHMLTQGLGAVAYVSPAGPIRPLDMIYGHSGAIEQGRHHMAHKTGFSCDRMGNLLLSAGFPTVSVRSGNFEVCALALMPEAEERRLRPQLEACGFDFRETETVAP; encoded by the coding sequence ATGCTGAACGCCGGCGCTGGATCGACGGTTGCCAAGCGGATCCAGCCGCTCCTGACGTCGCATGAATGGGAGGAGGTTCGCCTCGATGTCGACGGCAGCGTGAGTCCGGACATCGTCGGCTCGATTACCGATCTCGCCAAACTGTGCCGGCCGGCCTCGTTCGACGCGATCTGGTGCTCCCATCTGATGGAGCATCTCTATGCCCATGAGATACATCCCACATTCGTCCAGTTCCGCGAGGTTCTCAAGCCGGACGGGTTCGCGCTCATCATGTCGCCCGACCTGGAGGCGGTGGCTCAGCACATGCTGACCCAGGGCCTCGGTGCAGTCGCCTATGTCTCGCCGGCCGGTCCGATCCGGCCACTTGACATGATCTACGGGCATTCCGGCGCGATCGAGCAGGGACGCCACCACATGGCGCACAAGACCGGGTTTTCGTGCGACCGGATGGGAAACCTGCTGCTGAGCGCCGGGTTTCCGACGGTGTCCGTTCGCAGCGGGAACTTCGAGGTCTGCGCCTTGGCGCTCATGCCGGAGGCCGAGGAGAGGCGGCTCCGGCCGCAGCTCGAGGCCTGCGGCTTCGACTTCCGGGAGACGGAGACCGTCGCCCCGTGA